Proteins encoded in a region of the Salvelinus sp. IW2-2015 linkage group LG27, ASM291031v2, whole genome shotgun sequence genome:
- the LOC112067770 gene encoding patched domain-containing protein 3 produces the protein MPSCHTDCIEKSVSNWFHNLGGFVGRNPWWFLLVPLFISAGLGAGFYFLEEREAHGIEDQFTPKDGPAKQERHFVKEHFPQNDSEFSRLRLYTEGSYGSFIAVSKSSDILNEKAFEEIIYLDGTVREMVGQKGKTYENLCAMKSNRCFSNDMLDIINGTASTIKKANLTFPYHNSTSNTIFLGTELGGVVLNSSIIVSAKAVRLFYFLRENNKAENDDWLHGFTQVFSNLSDELNKRQIQVSYFTSNSREEEFKENSKSVIPLFSVTYFLAISFSIVSCLRLDCVRNKVWVAIFGALSAGLAVLSSFGLLLLCGMPFAMTVATAPFLILGQVYYQKPFNSNLNNPQPNLT, from the exons ATGCCTTCGTGTCACACAGACTGCATTGAAAAATCAGTGTCAAATTGGTTTCATAACCTTGGAGGTTTTGTTGGGAGAAATCCATGGTGGTTTCTACTTGTCCCTTTGTTCATCTCTGCGGGGCTTGGGGCAGGATTTTACTTCCTTGAAGAGAGAGAGGCGCATGGCATAGAGGACCAGTTTACTCCAAAGGACGGGCCTGCAAAACAGGAGAGACATTTTGTCAAAGAACATTTTCCCCAGAATGATTCAGAGTTCTCTCGTTTGCGGCTGTATACCGAGGGGAGTTATGGGTCTTTCATCGCTGTTTCAAAGTCATCCGATATCTTGAATGAGAAGGCATTTGAGGAGATCATATATTTAGATGGAACAGTTAGAGAGATGGTAGGCCAAAAAGGAAAAACTTATGAAAACCTTTGTGCCATGAAAAGTAACAGGTGCTTTTCAAATGACATGTTAGATATCATTAATGGCACAGCTAGTACAATTAAGAAGGCAAACTTGACCTTTCCTTATCATAATTCAACGTCAAACACCATCTTTTTGGGGACAGAACTTGGTGGAGTAGTTTTGAATTCAAGTATCATCGTTAGTGCAAAGGCTGTTCGACTCTTCTACTTTCTCAGAGAAAACAACAAGGCAGAAAATGATGATTGGCTACATGGgtttactcaagtgttttccAACTTGTCAGATGAATTGAATAAG cGGCAGATTCAAGTTTCATACTTCACATCTAATTCTAGAGAGGAGGAGTTTAAGGAAAACTCCAAATCTGTGATTCCTCTCTTCTCCGTCACATACTTCCTGGCCATAAGTTTTTCAATTGTATCTTGCTTGAG GTTGGACTGTGTGAGGAACAAGGTGTGGGTGGCCATCTTTGGTGCTCTATCTGCAGGCCTAGCTGTGCTGTCCAGTTTCGGGTTGTTGCTGCTCTGCGGAATGCCCTTTGCCATGACTGTTGCAACTGCTCCTTTCTTAATACTGGGTCAGGTTTATTATCAGAAACCTTTCAATAGTAATCTTAACAACCCACAACCAAATCTCACATGA